One Oncorhynchus kisutch isolate 150728-3 linkage group LG11, Okis_V2, whole genome shotgun sequence genomic region harbors:
- the LOC116376147 gene encoding uncharacterized protein LOC116376147 → MLLVGFDILWNNYHVQARASVWERTERPRTGCVEDNHVEDGEDEKMDSYHDHDYCAVPGPAVVDLVLIETEEIEDLRNKVEELTVRSRFGLQQFVESNAPIQSFTRFASYDHLMAFLSLIKPSTAKIAHVTRARKTKLRNEVTLPYPYSRHALPMLDELFLFLMYLSLGSTEMDLADRFDIHHSTVSRIVVTWANYLYILLGYVSIWMFLECVKAVLPRSSVSIQTPKSSLTIRS, encoded by the exons atgtTATTAGTGGGCTTCGACATCTTGTGGAATAACTACCATGTCCAAGCAAGAGCAAGTGTttgggaaagaacagagagaccAAGGACTGGATGTGTAGAGGACAACCATGTTGAAGATGGAGAGGATGAAAAGATGGATAGCTACCATGACCACGACTACTGTGCAGTGCCTGGGCCCGCTGTAGTTGACCTGGTTTTGATTGAGACGGAAGAGATTGAGGACCTACGGAACAAAGTAGAGGAGTTGACTGTGAGAAGTCGTTTTGGGCTGCAGCAATTTGTAGAATCAAATGCACCGATCCAGTCCTTCACAAG ATTTGCCTCGTATGACCATCTGATGGCCTTTTTGTCTCTCATCAAACCATCAACTGCAAAAATTGCACATGTCACACGAGCAAGGAAAACCAAGCTGAGGAATGAGGTGACACTTCCATATCCCTACTCA AGGCATGCCCTACCCATGCTGGATGAGCTGTTCCTCTTCCTCATGTACTTGTCCTTGGGGTCAACTGAGATGGACCTCGCTGACCGATTTGACATTCATCACTCGACAGTCAGCAGGATCGTTGTCACATGGGCTAACTACCTTTACATTCTgctggggtatgtctctatatggATGTTTTTGGAATGTGTCAAGGCTGTGTTGCCAAGGAGTTCAGTAAGTATCCAGACACCCAAGTCATCATTGACCATACGGAGTTGA